A part of Aegilops tauschii subsp. strangulata cultivar AL8/78 chromosome 2, Aet v6.0, whole genome shotgun sequence genomic DNA contains:
- the LOC109736222 gene encoding heparanase-like protein 2 → MAAPAGVLLLCLLVLSGPPYAAVAAGEKATVSVRAVTAISHTDDDFICATLDWWPRDKCNYGMCPWHNSSIINLDLYSPILYNAVKAFNSLRIRLGGSLQDQITYKVGKHYADCPSFRRNDDRLFGFTDGCLAMNRWDELNIFFRRTNTTVTFGLNALRGRRKAAENGSTLHVGGWDGRNARDLMRYTVSKGYRVESWELGNELCAGGVEAKVKAAQYGKDVLRLRRMVEKVYNGTGHLPKVLAPGGFYDGPWFSEMLRVSGPGVVDGVTHHIYNLGSGKDKELINKMQDPYYLDKVAQTFSDMEATVRESGPWSSAWVGESGGAYNSGGKDVSDRFANSFWYLDQLGMSAVFGTKVYCRQALVGGNYCLLNTTTLAPNPDYYSALLWHRLMGPGVLQTTAAAGSPYLRSYAHCSKKQPGVTVLLINLSNSTAFDVTVAGDMDLHPPPRRLLQAEAGGGKEAVCGGRREEYHLSPEGGDIQSQVVLLNGEPLALGPCGQIPELRPAIAIDECTPVHVEPHSIAFVRFTGFKAPACA, encoded by the exons ATGGCCGCTCCAGCTGGGGTCCTTCTCCTTTGCCTCCTCGTCTTATCCGGTCCGCCGtatgccgccgtcgccgccggcgaGAAGGCGACCGTGTCGGTGAGGGCGGTGACGGCCATCTCCCACACCGACGACGACTTCATCTGCGCGACGCTCGACTGGTGGCCCAGGGACAAGTGCAACTACGGCATGTGCCCCTGGCACAACTCCTCCATCATCAACCTG GATCTCTACAGCCCTATCCTGTACAATGCTGTCAAAG CCTTCAACTCGTTGCGGATTAGGCTTGGAGGATCGCTGCAGGACCAGATCACGTACAAGGTTGGCAAGCACTACGCCGACTGCCCCAGCTTCCGGCGAAACGACGACCGCCTCTTCGGCTTCACCGACGGCTGCCTCGCCATGAACCGCTGGGACGAGCTCAACATCTTCTTCCGCCGAACCAA CACGACGGTGACGTTCGGGCTGAACGCGCTGAGGGGCCGGCGCAAGGCCGCCGAGAACGGCAGCACGCTCCACGTCGGCGGCTGGGACGGCCGCAACGCGCGCGACCTGATGCGCTACACCGTGAGCAAGGGCTACCGCGTGGAGTCGTGGGAGCTGGGAAACGAGCTGTGCGCCGGCGGTGTGGAGGCCAAGGTGAAGGCGGCGCAGTACGGGAAGGACGTGCTCCGCCTCAGGAGGATGGTGGAGAAGGTGTACAACGGCACCGGCCACCTCCCCAAGGTCCTCGCGCCGGGGGGCTTCTACGACGGGCCCTGGTTCTCCGAGATGCTGCGCGTCTCCGGCCCGGGCGTCGTCGACGGCGTCACGCACCACATCTACAACCTCGGCTCCG GGAAGGACAAGGAGCTGATCAACAAGATGCAGGACCCGTACTACCTGGACAAGGTGGCGCAGACGTTCAGCGACATGGAGGCGACGGTGCGGGAGTCCGGGCCGTGGAGCTCGGCGTGGGTGGGCGAGTCCGGCGGCGCGTACAACAGCGGCGGAAAGGACGTGTCGGACAGGTTCGCCAACAGCTTCTGGTACCTGGACCAGCTGGGGATGTCGGCCGTGTTCGGCACCAAGGTGTACTGCCGGCAGGCCCTCGTCGGCGGGAACTACTGCCTCCTCAACACCACCACGCTCGCCCCCAACCCGGACTACTACAGCGCGCTGCTCTGGCACCGGCTCATGGGCCCGGGGGTCCTCCagaccaccgccgccgccggctcgCCGTACCTCCGCTCCTACGCGCACTGCTCCAAGAAGCAGCCAGGCGTGACGGTGCTCCTCATCAACCTGTCCAACTCGACGGCGTTCGACGTGACGGTGGCCGGCGACATGGACCTGCACCCGCCGCCGCGGAGGTTGCTGCAGGCGGAAGCCGGCGGCGGAAAGGAGGCGGTGTGCGGCGGGCGGAGGGAGGAATACCACCTGAGCCCAGAGGGCGGCGACATCCAGAGCCAGGTGGTGCTGCTCAACGGGGAGCCGCTCGCGCTCGGCCCGTGCGGCCAGATCCCCGAGCTGCGGCCGGCGATCGCCATCGACGAGTGCACGCCGGTGCACGTCGAGCCCCACTCCATCGCGTTCGTCAGGTTCACCGGCTTCAAGGCTCCTGCCTGCGCGTGA